The following nucleotide sequence is from Ferruginibacter lapsinanis.
TCTTTATGGGGTCGGCAGATCTGATGATAAGAAATCTGCATCACAGGATTGAAGTGTGTGTGCCAGTAAAAGATAGTAGTTGCAAAAAAGAGTTATTGGATTATTTTGACATGCAGTGGTCAGATAACTCTAAGTCGGTAGAGCTTTTGTCGGACTATACGTCTATACCAATTATTGACATTAGTCATAATAAAATAAATGCACAGAAAGGAATCTACGAATATCTGAAAATCAAAGCATGAAATCTTTATCCTCATCATATTCAGTATTCTCGGTCGTAGGTAAATATCGAATGCGTTCAATTTTATACATTGCTGTATTTTGGACGTTGATTGATATTGTTGTAACGATATTAGTTAAAAATGAATATGACACTGATCCATTCAAATCTTTTTTGTTAAGAGAGATAGCCGTTTTCATGATGAGCTGCGTAATGGGATATTTGTTTGTATTTACACTAAAAAATGTATTTCGTAAAAAATCACTCGTTGTTAATTTTATTTTTAAGAGTATCATCTTGTTGGCTGCTGCTTTCGCAATGAATTTTCTTATACACTTTATCGATACTGTTTTTATTATTCGAAAAGATACTGTAGAAGCTATTATCTCTTTTTTTTATGAAATGCTTCAAACAAGACTTCTTATCCAGCATATACTTTATTGGCTTATTCTTTTTACAATAACTCAATTATATATTGAGATCAATGAAAAGTATTCTCCAGGGGTGTTTATAGATATTATCATAGGCAAATACATACAGCCAAAAATAGAGAAACGTATTATCATGTTTATCGATCTTAAAGATTCTACTCCTATAGCAGAGAAATTGGGACATGTAGAGAATTTTAAATTCATTCGTGATTTTATTTTTCATGTTTCGATGGCATTGATAGAACATGACGGAAGGATATATCAGTATGTAGGAGATGAGGTTGTAGTGTCGTGGCTTTTTGAAAAAAAAAATACGGTGAAGTGTATGAATGCGATCATTGAAGCTCGTAAAAATCTTCAACGGAATGGCGCCCAATTCCGAAGAAGTTATGACATTATTCCTGAATTCAGGGTTGGGATTCATGTAGGCGATGTTACCGTTGGGGAAATAGGGGTTATAAAGAGGGATCTGGCAATGAGTGGAGATACGATGAATACGGCTGCAAGGATACGGAGTGCCTGTAATGAACTTAATCAGAAATTCATTATGTCTAAAGACTTTGTGGATTCGAGTGATCTTAAAGAGTGGCAGGGGGAGAGTCTTGGAATTATAGATCTTAAAGGGAAGGCGAGTGGTATTGAATTATTTTCTCTAAAAATTTGAGATGGAGATAAATAGAGATAAGGAACTGCAAAAAACAGCGGCTGTTTTTTCTCTGCAACTTTTTATTACTTCGGTAGCAATATTTATTTCTTTGTGTTTATTGATCGTTTTGATCAGACAAATATTTTACTATAAAGAAGAGACAATCGATCATCGGGTTTTTGAACTTTTGGCTCCATATAGAACAGGTAGAAATACCATTATTATGGAGGGGGCTACTCTTTTGGGCTCTCATAAATTCCTTATTCCTGCCTGGTTATTATTGTTTGCTCGGTCTTTTTTCTTTGATAAGAATAAATGGATTTTTATAAAAGCATTAGTAATTGCAGTCGGCAGTTTGTGTATAATGTTTGGTCTGAAATATTTCTTTAAACGACCTCGTCCGCTTATTCCACTCCTGCATCAGGTACAAGGGTTAAGTTTCCCCAGCGGTCATGCATTTATGGGACTCGTGTTTTTTGGTTTTCTTATTTGTTTGATCAATCATGAAGTCGCTAATAAAAAATTGAAGTGGGTACTGATTATATTATTGGTTGTGTTGATATTGATCATTGGATTGAGTAGGGTATACCTGGGAGTACATTATGCCAGTGATGTAATAGCAGGGTATTGTTTTGGGGTGTTGACGTTTTTGCTTTTACAATGGTTGTTGGCTCGGATAGAAAAGTATAGTAAACTGAGATAATTAATATTGTAAATAACATTTTAAAAAATATATTTTCTGTGTTTTTTATTCTTTCTAATCACAAGGATATAAAAATTTTACGGGTGGAAGCATTTTGAAAATGCGGAACTGTTTTTGTACTTATAGTTCAAAATAATGTAGCCATAGATGGGATACCAAAGAAAAAAGGAGAAAAAAAATATATTTGAAAAGCTTTCTCAGGCAATTGCAAAACTTAAGAAAGATTTCAAGCTTCCATTTCTGGGGAATAACTGGAATGATCGGTATGCAAATGAAAGGCCTCCCTTGAGAGAAGAGTTGTTTTCGGAAGAACAGCTTGAAAACTATGCCAAGGTACTTGCGAAAACTCATACAGCTGTTTATGAGCGCACTTCTGAGAGCTTATTGAAAAGATTATCTGAGAATGAAAAGGTATTACTTGAAGTACATCAGCTCCTTACAGAATCAGTTAAGGAGAATAAAAGAATCGTGCCTGCGGGAGAATGGTTGTTAGATAATTTCTATCTCATAGAAGAACAGATATACACAGCTGAGAAACATTTGCCAAAAGGATACAGTAAGGTTTTGCCCAGGCTTTCAAAAGGGCAATCAGCCAACCTGCCCCGTGTTTATGATGTGGCTGTGGAAATTATTTCCCATACAGATGGAAGGATCGATTTAAAAAGCTTACTAAGTTTTATAAAGGCTTATCAAACGGAAGTTACTTTAAAGCTGGGAGAGCTGTGGGCAATTCCTATTATGTTACGTCTGGCATTATTAGAAAATTTGAGACGTCTTGCTATACAGATAGCTATCGATATTCGAAATAAAGATCTGGCATCTTCCTGGGCAGATAAAATGACAGAGATAGCAGAGGTTGATTCAAAAAATCTGGTTTTGATCATTGCAGATATGGTAAGATCAGATCCTCCTATTGTTAGTTCTTTCGTTGCCGAACTAACTAAAAGATTGCAGGAAAAAGGGACGTTGTTGATGTTGCCACTGAGTTGGATTGAACAACGATTATCAGAAAATGCAACCACGAGCAGTGAATTGATTCATCAGGAAAATCAGAAGCAGGCAGCAGATCAGGTCTCGATCAGTAATAGTATTAATAGTCTTCGTTTTTTAGGTGCTAACGATTGGCGGGAGTTCGTTGAAAATACCAGTGCCATAGAGCAAATATTGCGGCAAGACAATAATGGTGTTTATGGTAATATGGATTTTTACACTCGTGATAACTATCGTCATGTAATTGAAAAAATTGCCAGAGGTACTGATATGTCTGAAGAAGCAGTTGCTTTAACCGTAATTCAACTGACGCAGGCAAATGCACAACATGGTAAAGCAAATGATCGTACAGCACATGTTGGATATTATCTTATTGGGAAAGGCTTACTTCTTCTCGAAAAGATGGTGAAATTCAAAGGGTCAATAATAGAGTATTTCCGAAAAGCTTTCAACAAACGACCGCTTACTTTTTATGCAGGAACAATCATTCTTTTTTCTTTTATAATAAGTGGGCTTTTGATAGCTAAGGCTTATGCAGAAGGACTGGGCAATTGGATACTGTTAGCAGTATTAGGGGTTACTTCAGTAATAGCGATCAGTCAACTGGTAATATCATTATTGAATCGTTTTATAACGATGTTTGTACCACCTGTTTTATTGCCACGAATGGATTTCTCCAGGGGAATCCCGGAACAATATCGTACACTTGTTGTAATCCCCGTTATATTAAATCATATATCTGAAATTGAAGAATTGATTGAAGGGCTTGAGATACGTTTTCTTGCTAATAGAAATAAAAATTTGCATTTTGGTTTATTAACAGATTTTAAAGATGCAGCATCTGAGGTACTGCCGGAAGATGCAGCATTTGTAAAGTTGGCAACAGAGAGGATCATTGAATTAAATAAAAAATACGGTAGTAATAATAATGATCTGTTTTTCCTTTTCCATAGACCACGCCGATGGAATGCAAGCGAGAAAGTATGGATGGGGTATGAGCGAAAACGAGGTAAGCTGGCAGAGCTTAATTCTTTATTACGTGGTAAATGTCACGATAGATTTTCTGTCGTAGTTGGTGACGAAACAATATTTCCTTATGTCAAATACGTGATCACACTTGATGCAGACACTCAATTACCCAGAGATGCCGCATGGAAAATGATTGGTACGATTGCTCATCCATTTAATCAGGCGGTATTTTCTGAAGATTCGCAAACTGTTATTGAAGGGTATGCTATTCTTCAGCCTAAAGTTTCTGATAGTTTACATGCGATCAATAGCTCAATATACGCAAGGTTATATCAGAATGAAACAGGATTAGATCCTTATACTAAAGCTGTGTCAGATATTTATCAGGATCTTTTTGGTGAGGGGTCATTCATTGGTAAGGGGATTTATGACGTGGATATATTTGAAAAGATTTTAGGCACGAGGTTTCCCGAAAATCGTATACTAAGCCATGATCTTTTAGAAGGTTGTCATGTTCGTTCGGGATTGATCAGTGATGTACAACTTTATGAAGAGTATCCTTCCCGGTATCTTGTTGATATGAAACGCCGACATCGCTGGATAAGAGGCGATTGGCAAATAGCAAGTTGGTTTCATGCTTATGTACCCACTGCAAAAAAATATTTTTATCAAAAAAATCCGCTTTCGTTATTATCACGCTGGAAAATATTTGACAACATACGTCGTAGTTTAGTCCCTCTATCATTATTACTATTGTTGTTTTTTGGCTGGCTTATATCTGCTGATCCTTTCTTCTGGACTTTGTCTGTTGTGAGTATCATGGTATTACCATCGCTGGTCAGTTTGTGTAGTGAACTGATCAAAAAACCGGGAGATGTCCTTTTTTGGCCACATATCTTATTTTCATTTAAATCAGCCGGGAATCATTTTTTTCAGCATGTATTCGAATTTATTTGTTTGCCTTTTGAAGTATATTTTAATCTAGATGCGATCATCCGAACCAACTGGCGTATGTCTGTTACACAAAAGAAAATGCTTGAATGGAATCCTTCCGGTAACGCACTGAGAAATAATAATCAAAATATTCCTGAGACATATAAGATAATGTGGTTCCCTGTTTTCTTATCAATCGTGCTATTTACTTATTTAATGCTTTTTTCTACAGAGGTACTTTTTGTTGTAATGCCAATTTTGATACTTTGGGCTTTATCACCTTTTGTTTCATGGAAAATAAGTACACCACTTGTAAAACATAAAGCCGAACTGACTATAGAGCAAAAAAAACAGCTACGAAAATTAGCAAGAAGAATATGGGGCTTTTTTCAAAATTTTGTTGGAGAAAAAGACAATTGGTTGCCACCTGATAATTACCAGGAAGAGCCAGTAGGAAGAATTGCTCATCGTACATCACCTACTAATATTGGTCTGCTTTTGCTATCCAATCTTTCTGCATTTAAATTCGGATATGTTACTATACAGGATTTCATTCATCTTACAAACAATACGATCGCTACCATGCTAAAGATGGAGCGTTATAAAGGCCACTTATATAATTGGTATGACACGGAAACATTGCAGCCATTAAATCCAAGATATATTTCTACAGTTGATAGCGGAAATTTGGCGGGATATTTAATGGTATTGAAACAAGGGCTTATTGCACTACCTGAAAATGCGATTTTTTCTGAAAAATTATTTGATGGCTTATTAGATAGCGTGAGCGTTTATCGGGAAAAAATTACTGACAATGCTTCTCTCAAACAATATGAGAATGAACTAATAAATATTTGTAAAACAGGTTTTACAAATATTGCTGACATTAAAAAATATGTTGATACAGCAACAGTTTCTTTTGAAAAAATCCTGAATACATCAGCTGATGACCCTGCGAATAATTCTCATTGGTGGGGGCAGTGTATACTAAAACAATTAAAAGATATAAGTTACGATCTTAATGCATTTGCTCCCTGGCTTGCATTTCCAGCTCCGGGGCCAGCGTTTAACAAGATCATTGCCGCATTGTCTCACAATATAACATTACAGGATCTTGTAAGATCTGAAACGAATACATTATTACTAATCGATAGTTATTATTTACAAGATAATACCAAAGAAGAAAATGAGTGGCTTGGTATAATCAAGGCAGGATATATAGCATCAATTGATCAGGCGAAAAACCTGATGGGGATTATAGAAGATCTGATAGAAGATTGCGAAGTTCTTTCAGATATGGAATTTGATTTTCTATACGATAGAACACAGCATTTATTGTCAATAGGATTTAATATTGATGAACATAAACGAGATCATGGATTTTATGATCTTCTTGCGTCAGAGGCAAGGTTGTCAACTTTTGTAGGGATAGCACAAGGTAAATTACCACAGGATAGCTGGTTTGCATTAGGACGACAAATCACAAACCTTGGAGTAAAAGGAGTCTTGCTTTCATGGAGTGGTTCTATGTTCGAATATCTGATGCCTTCATTGATCATGCCTGCTTATGAAAATACTCTGCTTGAAGAAACCAATAAGGCGATCATACAAAAGCAAATTGAATATGGAGAAAAGCACGGAGTGCCATGGGGTATTTCTGAGTCGGGCTATAATTTAGTAGATGCTAATCTTAATTATCAATATCGTGCATTCGGAGTTCCAGGCCTAGGGTTTAAACGTGGATTGGGAGAAGATCTTGTGGTTTCACCATATTCTTCTATAATGTCGTTGATGATAGATGTTAAAAGTAGTTATCAAAATTTCGAGAAATTGAAAGAAGCTGGATTAGAGGGTAGGTTTGGTTTTTATGAAGCAATCGACTACACTGCATCCCGATTGCCAAGAGGTAAGTCTGGAGCAGTGATAAAATCTTTTATGGCGCATCACCAAGGGATGAGTCTTTTGTCATTGGCTTTTGTTTTACTTGATCAACCATTACAAAAATTATTCGAGTCTGAGATAAGGTTTAAAGCAACATTGTTGTTGTTGCAGGAAAGGGTTCCGAGAATTTCAACATTCTATTCACCGAGTGTTCATATCGCAGATACAGGAGGTCTACCATCTACTGATGAAGTCCCTATCCGTGTTATCAATACACCAGATACAGTTATTCCTGAAGTACAATTGTTGTCAAATGGCAGGTACCATACTGTTGTAACCAATGCAGGGGGAGGATATAGTCGTTGGAAAGATATTGCGATTACACGTTGGCGTGAAGATACGACCTGTGACAACTGGGGGGCATTTTGTTTTATACATGATCTTGATAATGATTCAGTTTGGTCTACTGCTTTTCAACCAACTTTAACAGCCGGAGAAAATTATGAAGCTGTTTTTTCTCAGGGAAGAGCAGAGTTTCGTCGTCGGGATATGTCATTAGAAACACATACAGAGATTGTTGTGTCGCCTGAAGATGATATTGAATTACGACGCATACATATTACCAATCGGTCACGTAAAAGACGAAATATTGAGATCACCAGCTACGCAGAGGTTGTATTAACTTCTGCTGTTGCAGATGAGATACATCCGGCATTCAGTAATCTTTTTGTTCAAACAGAAATTAATCAGCAGCGGCATGCGATCGTTTGTACTAGAAGACCTCGTTCAGATGAAGAGCACATGCCATACATGTTTCATTTGATGAAAGTACATGATGCAGAAGTGCAGCAGGTTTCTTACGAAACAGACCGGGCTAAGTTTATTGGTCGTGGAAATACGATAAATGAACCGGCAGCAATGAAAAAGAATGGAGCGTTGTCAAATACTGAAGGAGCTGTGTTAGATCCTATCATTTCTATACGCTACAAAATTGTTCTGGAACCATATGAAGTGACCACGATCGATCTGATAAATGGCATAGCAGAAAATAAAGAGATATGTAATGGGTTAATAGAAAAATACCAGGATCAGAATCTCACAAACCGAGTATTGGAACTGGCATGGACACATAGCCAGGTCATTCTGCGGCAAATTAATGCAATGGAATCTGACGCACAATTATATTGTCGTTTAGCAAGTTCTATTGTCTTTTCTAATTCATTATTACGAGCCGATCCGGCAGTTATTATAAAAAATCACAGAACGCAATCTGGCTTATGGGGGTATTCTGTTTCCGGCGATCTGCCAATAGTATTGGTACAGATAGAAGATGCTGCTAATGTTGATCTTGTAAAACAAATGGTGCAGGCTCATACTTACTGGCGACTAAAAGGTTTGATGGTAGATCTGGTAATTTGGAATGAAGACAGGGGAGGATATCGTCAGGTATTGCAAAATCAAATTCTGGGATTTGTAGCTCCCGGTTTTGGCGCCGACATTAAAGAACAGCCTGGTGGGATTTTCATAAGGTCTGCTGATCAGATATCCAATGAGGATCGTATTTTATTTCAAACGGTATCACATATTGTGATATCAGATACGCTTGGTTCTCTGGAAGAGCAAATGAATAGTCGAACAAAACTGAAAGGAGCTATTCCTTATTTTAATCCGGCTAATAATTATGCAGAAGTTTTTACATCTGTTGAACCTAAAACAGACTTGCAGTTTTTCAATGGTACAGGAGGGTTTTCCAAAGACGGTTCTGAGTATGTGATCACTACCACATCATTGCAACAGACTCCGGCTCCATGGGTAAATGTGTTGGCTAATAAACACTTTGGTAGTATTATCTCTGAAAATGGACAATCATATACATGGGTTGAAAATGCGCATGAATTAAGACTCACTCCATGGAATAATGATGCAGTAGGTGACCTGAAAGGAGAAGCGTTTTATTTAAGAGATGAAGAAAGTGGAAAATATTGGTCGCCAACCTCATTGCCCAGCAGGGGGAAATCCCCTTACATAACCAGGCATGGGTTTGGTTATAGTATTTTTGAACATAGTGAAGATGGGGTCTATTCTGAAATGTGCGTTTATGTCGATATTGAAGCCAGCATTAAATTTATTCGACTGAGAGTAAAAAATAATTCTGATAGAAAAAGATTTTTATCTGCAACTGGGTATGTTGAATGGGTTTTAGGTGATATGCGAAGAAAAACTACTATGCATATCGTAACAGGAATTGATGTAGACAGTGGAGCGATCTTTGCAAAAAATGCATACAATGCAGAACTTGAAAATCGGGTTGCATTTTTTGATGTGGATGATACGGTAAAAACTTATACGACCGATCGTGCAGAATTTATCGGTCGTAATAAAACGATCAATAATCCTGATGCCATGATCAGAACTCGTTTGTCTGGAAAAAAAGGAGCAGCAATCGATCCTTGCGGTGCCATACAGGTGCAGTTCAATCTTACAGAAAATGAAGAGAGAGAAGTGATCTTTAGGCTTGGCGTAGGTAGAGATGCAGATGATGCAAGTATTATGGCTCGTCAATTTAAGGGTGGTGCAGCGGCAAATACGGCCTTAGAAAAAGTAAGAAATTATTGGAGGAAAACGGTTGGGGCCGTACAGATAGAGACCCCTGATGCAGCAATCAATATTATCACTAATGGTTGGCTTAATTATCAAACGATTGCTTCCAGGATATGGGCCAGAAGTGGATTCTATCAATCCGGAGGCGCTTATGGATTCAGAGATCAGCTGCAAGATGTATTGTCATTGTTACATACACAACCACTATTGGCACGTTCACAAATTTTATTATGTGCATCACGACAATTTAAGGAAGGGGATGTGCAACATTGGTGGCATCCGCCAATGGGAAGAGGGGTTCGTACTACTTGTTCAGATGATTATCTGTGGCTGCCATTTGTAACATCCCGATACCTTAAAATTACAGGCGATATAACTGTTCTTGATGAACAGATACATTTTATTGAAGGAAGAGGGCTTAATGTTGCAGAAGAATCTTATTATGATCTTCCTTTACAATCAGATAATATTGCAAGTTTGTATCAACATTGTGTAAAGGCCATCGAACGTGGATTGAATTTCGGTGAACATGGATTACCATTTATTGGTTCGGGAGATTGGAATGACGGGATGGATAAGGTGGGCAATCATGGAAAGGGGGAAAGTGTCTGGCTGGCTTTTTTTCTGTATGATATCTTAAATCGTTTTAGCGAAGTGGCGCAAATCAAAAATGACCTTCTTTTTGTAGATAAATGTAAACTACATGCAGATCAGTTGTATAACAATATAAGTAAAAATGCCTGGGATGGGGAATGGTATAGAAGAGCTTATTTTGATAATGGTTCTCCATTGGGATCAGCAATGAATGATGAATGTAAGATTGATTCAATAGCACAGAGTTGGTCTGTATTATCTAAAGGCGCAGACATTCAACACACAACAATAGCGATGGCATCTGCAAATAAATATTTGGTTCGTGAAGAAGAGAATATTGTACAACTGTTTGATCCTCCCTTTGATCAATCATCTATGAACCCTGGTTATATAAAGGGGTATGTGCCAGGAGTAAGAGAGAATGGCGGACAGTATACACATGCGGCTATATGGTTGGCGATGGCATTTGCAGAGTTAGGGGATAAAAAAAAGGCGTGGCAATTATTGCAAATGATCAATCCTGTAAATCATGGCGATGATGCACAGAAAATAGCGGTGTATAAAGTAGAGCCATATGTCATGTCGGCAGATATTTATGCTCAATCATTACATCTTGGCCGTGGGGGTTGGACATGGTATACAGGCTCGGCAGGTTGGATGTATCAATTTATTATAGAGTCATTTATCGGTCTTAAAAAGATCGGTAATAAATTAATGTTTACACCTTGTGTTCCTGTTGAATGGAAGTCGCTGAAAATAGATTATCGTTATCAGGATACGCTCTATCATATAACATATAATCAAATGGGCAGTGAAGTGATAAAACTTTTTCTGGATGAAGTAGAGCAACTGGATCATATTGTCCTTGTTGATAATAATAATGAACATCACATAAGTGTAATGTTTTAATACAGATTTATCAGTGTAAAAAAAGTACCACATTTCAATAATGTGGTACTTGTCTGATAGAACATTTCTGCGGTTATTTTTTTATCACTGTAAATTTAGATTGAAGCACTTTACCATTTCTATCAACAGTTTTAATAATATAAGTGCCGGGAGAAAAATTACTTACATCAAATGTTGTAGAATTTGTTACAACTTTAATATTACTAACAATCACTTTTCCAGTTAAGCTGTATATACTAATTGTTTGATTGTTGTCAGGCACATTGAGTATTTCAATCGTAATGGATTGACGGGCAGGGGTAGGAAATACATCCAATCCTGTATTTTTTTCAGTAAAATACACTGCAACAATTTCTGAATTATTAGTTCTGTTATCTGTGCTTACTTCTCTTAAACGATAGTAATTATATCCTTTTACAGGAGTTATGTCCTTATATGAATAAGTTGTTGTAGCTGCACTTATTCCTTTTGCCGGCACTCTTGCCATGTCGGTAAAACTGACCCCATCCAAAGATCTTTCAATAACAAATTCTTTTGAATTTAATTCAGTGCTTGTGCTCCAGTTCAATTGAGCCTGTTGATTACTTAATTTTTTTACATTAAAGAATTCAAGTTTTACAGGTAACGGCCCACATTCTTCTCCAACACATGGATACAACGGACAGTTGCCATATGCTGCCGGTGTCATAAATGCATTCAGATACATTCTCTGACCATTTATGTCTTCATCTTTAGTGCCGCTAAATGTGTGATTGCCGAGATAAAATATTAATCCTCCCTTACCTGTTTTGTGTTTAGTTACAGTTGCGCCAAATATAGAGTCTGTTGCAGGAGTATTGCCTACAATGATCGGATAAAAATTATTAATGGCATTACTGCCCGGAAGACGTTGCCAGGTTTGAAGATATCCTGTTTGATTAGGGATAAAAATACCATCAAATTGTGCATAAGAAAGATCAGGGTTGGCATAATTTACGGCATTGTCCGGAATACCAATTGTATTCTTTGTAATACC
It contains:
- a CDS encoding T9SS type A sorting domain-containing protein — its product is MKTFIHSTFMLIFLALALFPCKAQNNDLPNPNKNIKVMPAGSFIIPMDKTYQANPGYFNLKAYGLLVNLQNGGIRLRWIIDSGKVKDGVDFSVLAERVAPSFVIAGSVAKDFKAGPFVIFPPDTALARVFINVFNNSMSASNKVNVYRTINPVNVNVRYDLFGVKPKAAILDDGGNGKLQLAYMVTASIPSTNYAVLDSAVNLYNGCYTFASEPHNDGTNGYPIGRIVDSLTDFVQRGGNFLAQCHAVDTYEDSRQVQSSGGITKNTIGIPDNAVNYANPDLSYAQFDGIFIPNQTGYLQTWQRLPGSNAINNFYPIIVGNTPATDSIFGATVTKHKTGKGGLIFYLGNHTFSGTKDEDINGQRMYLNAFMTPAAYGNCPLYPCVGEECGPLPVKLEFFNVKKLSNQQAQLNWSTSTELNSKEFVIERSLDGVSFTDMARVPAKGISAATTTYSYKDITPVKGYNYYRLREVSTDNRTNNSEIVAVYFTEKNTGLDVFPTPARQSITIEILNVPDNNQTISIYSLTGKVIVSNIKVVTNSTTFDVSNFSPGTYIIKTVDRNGKVLQSKFTVIKK